The proteins below come from a single Malus domestica chromosome 03, GDT2T_hap1 genomic window:
- the LOC103408140 gene encoding protein trichome birefringence-like 2, which produces MKRQLSFSSKSSATRITRPLVFYFSIPFSIFFLSFVIIWVNKTAPPNSLPVQETSRCLRFNTTSSPVSSFIAAVVPPVPSSAETNLTTGNSNSNISAVTSDDSLPPKDSTLKLAANPLSAPENASSFSGTNSLVSGMQRKENETDDDEQDRGGGELDGNELKTEEQSAAAVAVEQNITPWNKSEEQNAALTNGVKGKNVPLTNETEEQNAALSEKQIERQQWPLTNETEEKNVQLLNEVEEQNATLSESKVEEQQWPLMKETEDKNAPLLDKTEGNTASLLNGTVEQNMPLLNKTEDQNAELSEKKIEEQQWPVMKEIEEKNATLLNEVEEKNASLSVNKFEVQDTTLMNKTEGKNAPLLNKSEENNVQLKNETEEQTLSLNETEEQNAALNENKIEEKQRPAMRATEEKNAPLLNEVEEKNAALSDKKIEEEATPMPSMKKTEEQQNAHLMNETEDRIEADKSRKRMVGRKKTKKKTRTTSLDQTSQISSSGGLLVEEDMSITKLGGSCDYSTKGRWIKDNNSYPLYTYRSCSFIEKGFNCEGNGRLDTDFMKWRWQPEDCGIPRFNARKMLELMRGKRLVFVGDSLNRNQCQSMVCMLMGAIRGLRVTKGKRGYTFTFVDYKCTVEFYTSPFLVDKGIARVGQRQVQTLQIDAIDRASSRWRGADILIFDTGHWWNDHKTNAGMNFYQEGGKIHPHLDVSTALRKAMMTWGSWVDKNINPRKTRVFFRSLSPTHFRGGQWNTGGSCTEATEPLLELLRIADERNIIAEQVVKQMKTRVTLLNITGLSEYRVDGHPSVYGNSYASGVQDCSHWCLPGVPDMWNELLYFHLLQ; this is translated from the exons ATGAAGAGGCAGCTGAGTTTCTCATCTAAATCATCAGCCACTAGAATAACTAGACCGTTGGTGTTTTATTTTAGCATCCCTTTTTctatcttctttctctctttcgtTATCATTTGGGTTAACAAAACCGCTCCTCCCAATTCATTGCCGGTTCAAGAAACCAGCAGATGTCTCCGGTTCAACACTACATCCTCACCCGTTTCGAGTTTCATAGCTGCTGTTGTTCCACCTGTTCCATCATCTGCTGAGACTAATTTGACTACTGGTAATTCAAATAGCAATATTTCTGCAGTTACGTCAGATGATAGTCTTCCTCCGAAAGATTCAACCTTGAAGTTGGCGGCTAACCCTTTGAGTGCACCTGAAAATGCTTCTAGCTTTTCTGGGACTAATTCACTTGTTAGCGGGATGCAGAGGAAGGAGAATGAGACAGATGATGATGAACAAGACAGAGGTGGTGGTGAATTAGATGGTAACGAGCTCAAAACAGAGGAACAAAGTGCAGCAGCTGTGGCTGTGGAGCAAAATATTACACCATGGAACAAGTCCGAAGAGCAAAATGCCGCATTGACGAATGGGGTTAAAGGGAAAAATGTTCCATTGACGAATGAGACTGAAGAGCAAAATGCTGCATTGAGTGAAAAACAGATTGAACGGCAACAATGGCCACTGACGAATGAGACTGAAGAGAAAAATGTGCAATTGTTGAACGAGGTTGAAGAGCAAAATGCTACGTTGAGCGAAAGCAAGGTTGAAGAGCAACAATGGCCATTAATGAAAGAGACTGAAGATAAAAATGCGCCATTGTTGGACAAGACTGAAGGAAATACTGCATCGTTGCTGAACGGGACTGTTGAGCAAAATATGCCGTTGTTAAACAAGACTGAAGACCAAAATGCTGAATTGAGCGAAAAAAAGATTGAAGAGCAACAATGGCCTGTGATGAAAGAGATTGAAGAGAAAAATGCGACTTTGTTGAACGAGGTTGAAGAGAAAAATGCTTCGTTAAGCGTAAACAAGTTTGAAGTGCAGGACACGACACTGATGAACAAGACTGAAGGGAAAAATGCGCCGTTGTTGAACAAGAGTGAAGAGAATAATGTGCAACTGAAGAACGAGACTGAAGAGCAAACGCTATCATTGAACGAGACTGAAGAGCAAAATGCTGCATTGAATGAGAACAAGATTGAAGAGAAACAACGGCCAGCGATGAGAGCGACAGAAGAGAAAAATGCACCATTGTTgaatgaggttgaagagaaaaaTGCTGCATTGAGTGACAAGAAGATTGAAGAGGAAGCCACGCCAATGCCATCGATGAAAAAGACTGAAGAGCAACAAAATGCACACTTGATGAACGAGACTGAAGACAGGATTGAAGCAGACAAAAGTAGGAAAAGGATGGTTGGAAGgaagaaaacgaagaagaagaccAGAACAACTTCACTTGATCAAACTTCTCAAATTTCCAGTAGCGGCGGGCTGCTGGTCGAAGAAGACATGAGCATAACAAAATTAGGGGGATCATGTGATTATAGTACAAAAGGGAGGTGGATCAAAGATAACAACAGCTATCCTTTGTACACATATCGTTCTTGTTCTTTCATCGAAAAAGGTTTTAATTGTGAAGGTAATGGGAGATTAGACACAGATTTCATGAAGTGGAGGTGGCAACCAGAAGATTGTGGCATTCCAAGGTTCAATGCAAGGAAAATGCTGGAACTGATGAGAGGGAAAAGGCTCGTTTTCGTGGGGGATTCACTCAATAGGAATCAATGCCAATCCATGGTTTGCATGCTAATGGGAGCTATAAGAGGGCTCAGAGTCACCAAAGGAAAGAGGGGATATACTTTCACCTTTGTG GATTACAAGTGTACAGTCGAATTTTATACGTCCCCTTTCTTGGTTGACAAAGGCATAGCAAGAGTAGGGCAGAGGCAGGTGCAGACCTTGCAAATCGATGCAATTGATCGTGCTTCATCAAGGTGGAGAGGAGCTGATATTTTGATATTTGACACCGGACATTGGTGGAATGATCACAAAACTAATGCTGG GATGAATTTCTACCAGGAAGGTGGCAAAATCCATCCACACCTTGATGTTTCCACAGCTCTCAGAAAAGCTATGATGACCTGGGGGTCATGGGTTGATAAAAACATCAATCCGCGTAAAACCCGAGTTTTCTTTCGAAGTTTATCACCCACGCATTTCAG GGGAGGTCAATGGAATACAGGCGGGAGCTGTACAGAAGCTACTGAACCCCTCCTCGAACTTTTGCGAATTGCAGACGAGAGAAACATAATTGCAGAGCAGGTCGTTAAGCAGATGAAGACTCGTGTGACTTTGTTGAACATAACTGGCTTGTCAGAATATAGAGTAGATGGTCATCCATCTGTCTATGGTAATTCTTATGCTTCAGGGGTTCAGGATTGCAGCCATTGGTGTCTTCCTGGCGTTCCTGATATGTGGAATGAATTGCTGTATTTTCATTTGCTGCAGTAA